The Arenicella xantha genome window below encodes:
- a CDS encoding adenosine deaminase, translating into MSSDEFINWLKRVPKAELHLHIDGSMQPKRMLSLAKKNGISLPYDSLDAVQAAYAFEDLQSFLDLYYLGASVLLEEDDFFHLMMDYLLKCREQNIVHAEIMIEPQTYAPNGVSFATMMSGFKRAIKQAHDQWGQSVILILSFLRHLSEQDALEMLEQATDFRDDLMAIGLASSELGNPPQKFSQLYQEAARLGFRLSAHAGEEGPADFIWQALKGLDVERIDHGVRCVDDPELVDFLCERQIPLTVCPLSNTKLRVFETMHQHTVLSLLDRGLCVTINSDDPAYFGGYLNENYIALHEHLGMNQAQALRLVENSFKASFLSPERKQAFIKQVHATE; encoded by the coding sequence ATGTCGTCTGATGAATTTATCAATTGGCTGAAGCGCGTACCAAAAGCCGAACTCCATCTTCACATCGATGGCAGCATGCAGCCCAAGCGTATGTTGTCGTTGGCTAAAAAGAACGGTATTTCGCTGCCATACGACTCCCTTGATGCGGTACAAGCGGCGTATGCGTTTGAGGACTTACAGAGTTTTCTTGATTTATACTATTTGGGCGCGTCGGTTCTATTGGAAGAAGACGACTTCTTTCACTTGATGATGGACTATTTATTAAAGTGCCGAGAGCAGAATATTGTGCACGCAGAAATCATGATTGAACCGCAAACTTACGCGCCGAATGGTGTGTCGTTTGCCACCATGATGTCGGGTTTTAAGCGCGCGATCAAGCAAGCCCACGACCAATGGGGGCAATCGGTTATTCTGATTCTAAGTTTCTTGCGTCACCTCAGTGAACAAGACGCGCTTGAGATGCTCGAACAAGCGACAGACTTTCGTGATGACTTAATGGCTATCGGTTTAGCGAGCTCGGAGCTTGGTAACCCACCACAGAAATTTAGTCAGCTGTATCAAGAAGCCGCTCGGCTAGGTTTCCGCTTGTCCGCACATGCAGGAGAAGAGGGCCCGGCTGACTTTATTTGGCAAGCGCTCAAAGGACTAGATGTTGAGCGCATTGATCACGGAGTTAGGTGCGTTGATGATCCAGAATTAGTCGATTTTTTGTGTGAGCGTCAAATACCGTTAACGGTGTGTCCGCTGTCGAATACTAAGCTTCGAGTGTTTGAAACTATGCATCAGCATACGGTGTTGAGTCTGTTAGACCGAGGTCTCTGCGTGACGATTAACTCCGATGACCCAGCCTATTTTGGTGGCTACTTGAACGAAAATTATATCGCTTTACATGAGCATCTTGGCATGAATCAAGCGCAAGCACTTCGCTTGGTAGAAAATAGTTTTAAAGCGAGTTTTCTGAGTCCGGAGCGTAAACAAGCGTTTATTAAGCAGGTGCATGCGACCGAATAG
- the hutG gene encoding formimidoylglutamase, whose translation MTNNDINEVWSGRADPEDGDDGLRLHQVVQAYSNAVAPGGTTLIGFASDLGVQHNQGRVGAQAGPQALRSALANIAWHGASPVYDAGNITVADNTEVDALSDAQTDYATAVYNALCNQQFVLGLGGGHEIAWGSYQGCRHYLDHCGKHKSRIGILNFDAHFDLRKPPVDAPWAGSSGTPFYQVAQDCAARELPFKYACLGVSRTANTRALFNTADKLKVPYLLDSDFNRSTSESLINQFIAEIDYLYVTVCLDALPASVAPGVSAPAANGVRLTDLLASLTMVSDACDKHSVRWLMADIAELNPKYDIDQRTAKTAARIVYDIIELNLKAPI comes from the coding sequence ATGACAAACAACGACATTAACGAGGTATGGAGTGGTCGTGCAGACCCCGAAGATGGCGATGATGGGCTGCGACTACATCAAGTAGTGCAGGCCTACTCCAATGCGGTAGCCCCTGGCGGCACCACTCTGATTGGCTTCGCATCGGATCTTGGCGTACAACATAATCAAGGTCGAGTCGGCGCTCAAGCTGGGCCACAAGCACTGCGTAGCGCATTAGCCAACATCGCTTGGCACGGTGCGTCACCGGTCTATGATGCGGGCAATATCACCGTCGCCGACAATACTGAAGTCGATGCACTGAGTGACGCGCAAACCGATTATGCGACGGCCGTTTATAACGCATTATGTAACCAACAGTTTGTGCTCGGTCTCGGCGGCGGTCATGAAATCGCTTGGGGCAGCTATCAAGGCTGTCGGCATTACCTTGATCACTGTGGAAAGCATAAGTCACGGATCGGCATTCTAAACTTTGATGCACACTTTGATCTTCGCAAACCGCCGGTTGATGCTCCGTGGGCAGGCAGCTCTGGAACCCCTTTTTATCAGGTCGCACAAGACTGTGCTGCACGCGAATTGCCGTTCAAGTATGCCTGCTTAGGCGTTAGCCGAACTGCCAATACCCGCGCTTTGTTTAATACCGCTGATAAGCTAAAAGTTCCCTACCTGCTCGATAGTGATTTTAATCGCTCCACTAGCGAAAGCTTGATAAATCAATTTATTGCCGAGATCGATTATTTATACGTCACCGTTTGCCTTGACGCCTTACCCGCAAGTGTAGCTCCAGGCGTTAGTGCACCGGCGGCCAATGGAGTTAGATTGACGGATCTACTGGCATCATTAACGATGGTGTCAGATGCGTGTGACAAGCATTCAGTTCGCTGGCTGATGGCCGATATCGCCGAGTTAAATCCTAAGTACGACATCGACCAGCGCACCGCCAAGACCGCCGCGCGCATTGTTTACGACATTATTGAGCTAAATTTAAAAGCCCCAATTTAA
- the hutI gene encoding imidazolonepropionase, producing MSNHYDWLIHNAKLATFDHQNTAYGETRDTSVGVRDGRIELLPKQGFTAATADHRIDADGKWLTPGLIDCHTHLVFGGNRANEFEWRLQGDSYESIAARGGGIVSTVAATRGVSEAQLFDQSAPRLERLLQEGVTTVEIKSGYGLSTEHEIKMLKVARALGDAYPVTVKTTFLGAHAVPVEFAKQANGKQHYIDYVCNTMLPEIAALGLADAVDVFCEGIGFSSDQCEQVFLAAHAHKLPIKGHVEQLSNLGGAVMAAQHKALSVDHVEYLALADVPKLIDTVAVLLPAAYYFLHEQQKPPVEAFRQHGVAMAVATDLNPGTAPLASLLTAMNQSCVLFGLTPEEALMGTTKQAAKALGLATKGRLHDGMDADLALWDIQHLAELSYSINFHRPTAIWQDGNLVSHN from the coding sequence ATGAGCAATCACTACGACTGGCTTATTCACAACGCCAAGCTAGCCACATTTGATCATCAAAATACCGCCTACGGCGAAACGCGAGATACCAGCGTCGGTGTGCGTGATGGGCGAATCGAGTTACTCCCCAAACAAGGCTTCACCGCGGCAACCGCTGATCACCGCATCGACGCGGATGGAAAATGGCTCACACCAGGACTCATCGATTGCCACACGCATTTAGTATTTGGCGGCAATCGAGCCAATGAATTTGAGTGGCGACTGCAAGGTGATTCGTATGAATCAATTGCCGCGCGAGGTGGCGGCATTGTGTCGACCGTAGCAGCAACACGCGGTGTGAGCGAAGCACAACTTTTCGATCAATCGGCGCCACGCCTTGAACGCTTGTTGCAAGAGGGGGTTACAACAGTCGAGATCAAATCTGGCTACGGCTTGTCAACTGAGCATGAAATAAAAATGCTCAAGGTTGCTAGAGCTCTCGGTGACGCCTACCCCGTTACCGTTAAAACCACCTTCTTAGGTGCCCATGCGGTGCCAGTCGAATTCGCTAAGCAAGCTAACGGCAAACAACATTACATAGATTACGTTTGCAACACGATGCTGCCAGAAATCGCCGCGCTAGGCTTGGCCGATGCCGTCGATGTTTTCTGCGAAGGTATTGGTTTTTCAAGCGACCAATGCGAACAAGTATTCCTTGCCGCTCATGCACACAAACTGCCAATTAAGGGTCATGTGGAACAATTGAGTAACCTTGGCGGTGCCGTAATGGCGGCTCAGCATAAGGCGTTATCGGTTGATCATGTTGAATACCTGGCTCTCGCGGACGTACCCAAACTAATAGACACCGTAGCCGTGCTATTGCCAGCCGCCTACTATTTTCTGCATGAACAACAAAAACCACCGGTCGAGGCATTCCGCCAACACGGTGTTGCAATGGCCGTAGCAACTGACCTAAACCCTGGCACCGCGCCACTCGCGTCGTTATTAACCGCGATGAATCAATCTTGCGTGCTATTTGGACTAACACCTGAAGAAGCACTCATGGGCACCACAAAACAGGCAGCAAAAGCACTCGGCTTAGCTACCAAAGGGCGCTTACACGATGGTATGGATGCCGATTTAGCGTTATGGGACATCCAACACCTAGCTGAGTTGTCATACAGTATTAACTTTCATCGCCCCACCGCGATCTGGCAAGATGGTAACCTAGTTAGCCACAACTAG